From the Argentina anserina chromosome 3, drPotAnse1.1, whole genome shotgun sequence genome, the window ATCTTTCTCAGGGACATTGAGTTCCTGAATGTCAAATCAGTTTCATAAGTTACCAGGTGATATGACAATGCTTTAGCGCTAGCAATACCATAACTAAAGCACTTAATTGTTTCGaagaaatttatatttaagCAAGTACAATAGTGCATTGTCTACAAGTCAAAAGCATAAAGTTTGAGTTCACCTTGGATATGAAGGGAATTCGGATTCGCGTATACGGCTTGATTAGTTTAAGCAGAACTTGAGTTCTAACATTCTTCAACAAATCTTCAATATAGTTTCGAATGAATGGATCATCCATAATTGTCCTCCTATTACTCTGAAGAAAATAGAAGCAGAAACTTAATTGAGGGAAGCAAGGCAGAAAGGAAGAGGTTTACATCACAAACAGTGGACAAATTGGCACCACAAATAGGGcacaaatgctacaccttGAGAATTTTCTCAAACTCCAAGATCTCATTTCGTTGATATGCTGCTATCAGATTTGTCATTGCCAAGATCTCAGGATCATTTTTATACCTGTGTAATAGAAATAGTCGAGACGGCAGAAAGGAGAATACTAGAAAGAAAATGAGTCTTTTCACAACTTACGGCTTTGCTTCTTGACCATCAAATGGATTAACCTCAGACTCCATCAGCATATTAGCCAGAACTAAATACCTGCCATTCAAGGCATATTGAAGATCGAGATATTAATACAAGATAGgaactacttttttttttggtgaacaATAAGTACAGATAGAGGAATATATCCATATATTACATGCATTGTAAATACAACCTAACCCCCAGTTTATCAGCTGAGAGACAACCACAAGACACTTTTATATCcatcaagaaaaataataattgcaCGTTGTAGTAGTCCTCAATTTTAAACTAATTTGCATCCAAAAGTAATTAGAAGCATCGGCAAGTAGCAGTGGCCGTCATTCTCAACACTCTTTAACAGTGAAAGCTTGAATTTGCAGCCCTACCAGGCTACCATAGACAATTTGAGCTTAAAAACAATAGCTACTAAAACTAATCAATCACACAAATATTTTAAACAAGGGGCATATGTAAAATGAGGACTAATTGCCTAATATCCCAAAAAAAAGGCACCCATGATCCAAATGCCTTCCAGTGAATCAAGTAAAAGCATCTTCATTACTTTCCTCTATTAGATGATGCATTGAACTTATAATATAACCTCATAGCTAATCACTACTTATAGTATGACTTCAAAGTTAAGGTGTGCTGCTGATGTTTCAAACCACCAGGAGGCCTATGACCATTTGTTGATGGAACGCCAACAATTGTACATAATtatattcaaataattaaaaaaaaacacagaaagggaagagagagagagagagagagagagagagagagagagagagagggagagagagagagaaggccaggcatttataattatattaaattgaaAGACAAATAATGGCAGCAGAGAACATACTTCAAGCACTGAATACGCCTCTGGTTCCCAGCTTCATCATAGTTCTTAAAAGCTTCAAAAAAGTCTGTTGCAGCTTCTGCCCATTGACGCTCAGCCATATGCATCTTACCGCCACACTCACGAATAATTCCCATGATCCTAGGATGAGGAATTGCTGACTTGATTGCAAGAGCTTTTTGGTATAATTGCTGCAATTGATTACAGTCAGATGCTGCTTGACTGCTTGAGCATAGAGGTAAACAGAAGCACCAAAAGTACAGAATTTATGGAGTGTAAACACAGATAAAACATTACAACAACAAAGATGGTGGCCCATATTGTGTGTTTTCGGAATATAGTAACTAATGTGATCTATGTATAAAGAAGTGTTTCTGTAATAGTAACTGCCAATGATCCATTATTTTGTCTTTTTTATATCAATAAAGTGCTTCTGTAATAGTAAGGCCTGACACCCAGTTTATACCTCATCAAGATCAATATTAATGGAAGAATCAAAAACCTTTGTGGCTTAAAAGATTGATTTATTTCAATGTACCAAATATATCTGCCTCAATTTGTACAATTGTAACCTCCTGGCTGCCATATATTTGTTGCAGATAAACCTGAAGGTTGGGGGACATGGTTTGGTATTTCCCTTTACATAAAATCACTGGTGAAGGTGGGCCTAAATCTGTCATTATAGGGCGGCCGCATATCGATAGGTGCCCCTGCACATTGTTACTAAGGGAACAGGTGACCCTTGCAGTTAATGGCATGTCTTTCAACAAAGAATTGCACCTCTTTGTTTCACACTATGTTGCACAGATACGGGTACAAGTATCCATATCTGCCACGACATGATACGTGATAAAAGTCTCCATTTAGTTTTTAGCCTCCATTGATTTTtggtaatattttttttcatttgcacattttcaccataagctaCTGTGTGCAAAGCAAACAGgataagaagaagagaatgtACGGATACAAAAGCAGAAGAACTGAAGTTCTGGATATAATTCGGTTTTTGAGGGGGAAATGTCTG encodes:
- the LOC126787839 gene encoding COP9 signalosome complex subunit 2-like, whose translation is MGIIRECGGKMHMAERQWAEAATDFFEAFKNYDEAGNQRRIQCLKYLVLANMLMESEVNPFDGQEAKPYKNDPEILAMTNLIAAYQRNEILEFEKILKSNRRTIMDDPFIRNYIEDLLKNVRTQVLLKLIKPYTRIRIPFISKELNVPEKDVEQLLVSLILDNRIDGHIDQVNRLLERGDRSKGMKKYAAVDKWNTQLRSLYQTIGNRVY